One window from the genome of Corvus moneduloides isolate bCorMon1 chromosome 9, bCorMon1.pri, whole genome shotgun sequence encodes:
- the LOC116447934 gene encoding E3 ubiquitin-protein ligase HECTD3-like has product MRAGGEAPHQMLGRLRFLLQCSECFRRAQALPAALCYVPREVQYKICKDPSAAAAAAARSLLSVWDSPGPARGGKRAARATIEVRKGGCLRATGEEYCNGAGLWVKLSKEQLEEYTGTHGLAEGWVLAQRFGEGGDKLVPVDSVQRIQCQHQTLGVDYRPAVSWEQVVDLTYSMRLGEMPRLIEQDEAAVQKFRSLPPGWSYERDMELGRFLYDHSEKKLQHADCTKEHINSIEVSSQTEDCVAAHLTDNLTYTFWESSGPPGQHWVRLNMKKGAIVKRLWLMLDGQSSSYVPRRVAVYGGTLSRLEHLRTVLINENSYQNVCILRDMKIHMPVLEIRFLECRDQGYNVRLQGIKIMSFWEWDLILNADMFQPARLVRYPLLEGVDADVLYRRAVLIQRFVQLLESVLCYLIPLSEDSIGTFDALRNMKPFLVLSKQSEAVIAHCLQSSESSAPHTLPKLYINRLLAREHRANPALDPSCRNAVFTQLYEGLRSSKNNQPLDYRWPLTYSQWWECDFITEGIIDNGGGFRDSLSDVSEELCPSSGDVPVPLPFFVRTSNQANSSSDTRDMYVPNPSCKDFPKYEWIGQLMGAALRSKEFLILSLPALVWKQLAGEEVSWSKDFATVDSELVKLLEVLERVDREGFEFMFGRELTYTTVLSDQRMVELIPNGSNTAVRYEDRKEFIRLVQKARLEESKEQIAAIRAGLLRVVPQPVLDLLTWQQMEKRICGDPEITVAELQKFIKFDDFPSNDTRVQYFLEALNNFTSEDLSRFLKFVTGRSRLPVQINVYPERSNLDAFDLMPQACTCSCTFFLPSYSSAKVCEELLRYAVYNCMSIDTDKNPWDE; this is encoded by the exons ATGAGGGCAGGCGGGGAGGCGCCGCACCAGATGCTGGGCCGGCTGCggttcctgctgcagtgcagcGAGTGCTTCCGCCGCGCCCAGGCGCTGCCCGCCGCGCTCTGCTACGTGCCGCGGGAGGTGCAGTACAAGATCTGCAAGGACCCCTcggccgccgcggccgccgccgcccgcagccTGCTCAGCGTGTGGGACAGCCCGGGGCCGGCGCGGGGCGGCAAGCGGGCGGCGCGGGCCACGATCGAGGTGCGGAAGGGCGGCTGCCTGCGCGCCACCGGCGAGGAGTACTGCAACGGCGCCGGGCTCTGGGTCAAGCTCAGCAAG gagcagctggaggagtaCACGGGCACCCATGGCCTGGCGGAGGGCTGGGTGCTGGCGCAGAGGTTCGGAGAGGGAGGAGATAAGTTAGTCCCGGTTGACTCCGTGCAGCGGATCCAGTGTCAGCACCAAACGCTGGGGGTTGATTACAGACCTGCTGTCAG ctgggaacaAGTGGTGGACCTGACGTACTCCATGCGCCTTGGAGAGATGCCCAGACTCATAGAGCAGGATGAGGCTGCCGTGCAGAAGTTTCG GTCCTTGCCCCCAGGCTGGAGCTATGAGCGCGACATGGAGCTGGGGCGCTTCCTGTATGATCACAGTGAGAAGAAGCTGCAGCACGCAGACTGCACCAAGGAACACATCAACAGCATCGAGGTCTCCTCACAGACG GAGGATTGTGTTGCAGCCCATCTGACGGACAACCTGACATACACCTTCTGGGAGAGCAGCGGGCCCCCGGGACAGCACTGGGTGCGGCTCAACATGAAGAAAGGCGCCATTGTCAA GAGACTGTGGCTGATGCTGGATGGGCAGTCCAGCTCCTATGTACCCAGGCGGGTGGCTGTGTATGGGGGAACACTAagcaggctggagcacctgAGAACAGTCCTAATTAATGA GAACAGCTACCAGAATGTCTGCATCCTCCGCGACATGAAAATCCACATGCCGGTGCTGGAGATCCGCTTCCTGGAGTGCCGGG ACCAAGGGTACAATGTCCGTCTGCAGGGGATTAAGATCATGTCCTTCTGGGAGTGGGACCTGATCCTCAACGCTGACATGTTCCAGCCAGCCCGGCTGGTTCGCTACCCTCTCCTGGAAGGGGTGGATGCTGATGTGCTGTACCGGCGTGCGGTGCTCATTCAGAG GTTTGTCCAGCTCCTGGAAAGTGTCCTGTGTTACCTGATCCCCCTCTCTGAGGACAGCATCGGCACCTTTGATGCACTCAGG AACATGAAGCCATTCCTGGTGCTGTCCAAGCAGAGCGAAGCCGTCATTGCCCACTGTCTTCAGTCCTCGGAGagctctgctcctcacaccCTGCCAAAGCTCTACATCAACCGGCTCCTGGCCCGGGAGCACCGTGCCAACCCCGCACTGGACCCCAGCTGCAGGAACGCCGTCTTCACCCAG CTGTATGAAGGCCTCAGATCTTCCAAGAACAATCAGCCCCTGGACTACAG GTGGCCCCTGACCTACAGCCAGTGGTGGGAGTGCGATTTCATCACTGAGGGCATCATTGACAATG GTGGTGGCTTTCGGGACAGCCTGTCAGATGTGTCAGaggagctgtgtcccagctCGGGCGATGTCCCGGTGCCCCTGCCCTTCTTTGTGCGCACTTCTAATCAG GctaacagcagcagtgacaccaGGGACATGTATGTCCCCAACCCCTCCTGCAAGGACTTCCCCAAGTATGAGTGGATCGGGCAGCTGAtgggagcagccctgaggagcaAGGAGTTTCTG ATCCTGTCTTTGCCAGCGCTGGTGTggaagcagctggcaggggaggaggtCAGCTGGAGCAAGGACTTTGCCACCGTGGACTCAGAGctg GTGaagctgctggaggtgctggagagggTAGACAGGGAAGGCTTTGAGTTCATGTTTGGCAGAGAGCTGACCTACACGACAGTGCTGAGTGACCAGCGCATGGTGGAGCTGATCCCCAACGGCAGCAACACCGCTGTGCGCTACGAGGACCGCAAGGAGTTCATCCGCCTGGTGCAAAAGGCTCGGCTGGAGGAGAGCAAGGAGCAG ATCGCAGCCATACGTGCTGGGCTGCTCCGCGTggtgccccagcctgtgctggacCTGCTCACTTGGCAGCAGATGGAGAAGAGGATCTGCGGGGACCCGGAGATCACAGTGGCTGAACTGCAGAAGTTCA TCAAGTTTGATGACTTCCCCTCCAATGATACCCGTGTCCAGTACTTCTTGGAGGCACTCAACAACTTCACCAGCG AGGATCTCAGCCGCTTCCTCAAGTTTGTCACTGGCCGGAGCCGCCTCCCAGTTCAGATCAATGTTTATCCGGAAAGGTCAAA CTTGGATGCGTTTGACCTGATGCCACAGGCCTGCACGTGCTCCTGCACCTTCTTCTTGCCCAGCTATTCCTC GGCCAAggtctgtgaggagctgctgcgCTACGCCGTGTACAACTGCATGTCCATCGACACTGACAAGAACCCCTGGGACGAATGA
- the LOC116448122 gene encoding E3 ubiquitin-protein ligase HECTD3-like isoform X2, with protein sequence MRAGGEAPHQVLGRLRFLLQCSECFRRAQALPAALCYVPREVQYKICKDPSAAAAAAARSLLSVWDSPGPARGGKRAARATIEVRKGGCLRATGEEYCNGAGLWVKLSKEQLEEYRSGCDLEEGWVLVCKHADGGDRLVPVESTERIQRQQQLFGVDYKPVIRWEQVVDLTYSLRLGAKPRPMEQDEAAVEKLRFVPPTWTYECDEDLVHFLYDHIGKEDENLGSVKQYVDSIDVSSYTEDFNVSCLTDSHADTYWESDGSQGQHWVRLNMKKGTIVKKLLLTVDTTDENFMPKRVAVYGGEGDNLKKLNDVGIDESYIGDVCILEDMTTHLPVIEIRIVECRDDGIDVRIRGIKIKSSRQRDLGLSADMFQLPNLVRYPRLEGTDPDLLYRRAVLIQRFIKLLDSVLHHLVPAWDHTVGTFSKLKHIKQFLLLSKKRTALITQCLKDSETSKPNFMPRLYINRRLAMEHRDNPALDPSCKNAVFTQVYEGLKPSDKFEKPLDYRWPLRYDQWWECKFIAEGIIDQGGGFRDSLADMSEELCPSSADTPVPLPFFVRTSNQGNGTGEARDMYVPNPSCKDFPKYEWIGQIMGAALRGKEFLVLALPGFVWKQLTGEEVSWSKDFPAVDSVLVKLLEVMEVMDKDTFEFKFGNELTYTTVLSDQRMVELIPNGSNTAVRYEDRKEFIRLVQKARLEESKEQIMAMQAGLLKVVPQAVLDLLTWQELEKKVCGDPEVTVDALKRLTRFEDFEPQDTRVQYFWEALNNFTNEDRSRFLRFVTGRSRLPARIYIYPDKMGSETTDALPESSTCSSTLFLPNYATAKVCEEKLRYAAYNCVAIDTDMSPWEE encoded by the exons ATGAGGGCAGGCGGGGAGGCGCCGCACCAGGTGCTGGGCCGGCTGCggttcctgctgcagtgcagcGAGTGCTTCCGCCGCGCCCAGGCGCTGCCCGCCGCGCTCTGCTACGTGCCGCGGGAGGTGCAGTACAAGATCTGCAAGGACCCCTcggccgccgcggccgccgccgcccgcagccTGCTCAGCGTGTGGGACAGCCCGGGGCCGGCGCGGGGCGGCAAGCGGGCGGCGCGGGCCACGATCGAGGTGCGGAAGGGCGGCTGCCTGCGCGCCACCGGCGAGGAGTACTGCAACGGCGCCGGGCTCTGGGTCAAGCTCAGCAAG gagcagctggaggagtaCCGGAGCGGCTGCGATCTCGAGGAGGGCTGGGTGCTGGTGTGCAAGCACGCCGACGGCGGGGACCGGCTGGTGCCCGTGGAGTCCACGGAGCGGAtccagcggcagcagcagctgtttgggGTGGACTACAAACCCGTCATCAG ATGGGAACAGGTGGTGGATCTGACATACTCCCTGCGCCTTGGAGCAAAGCCCAGACCCATGGAGCAGGATGAAGCCGCAGTAGAGAAGCTTCG GTTTGTGCCCCCAACATGGACTTACGAATGTGATGAAGACCTGGTACATTTCCTGTATGACCACATTGGGAAGGAGGATGAGAACTTGGGCAGCGTTAAGCAGTACGTGGACAGCATCGATGTCTCGTCCTACACG GAGGACTTCAATGTGTCATGCCTGACCGACAGCCATGCTGACACATACTGGGAGAGTGATGGATCCCAGGGCCAGCACTGGGTGCGGCTCAACATGAAGAAAGGCACCATTGTCAA GAAGTTGCTGCTGACAGTGGATACCACTGATGAGAACTTCATGCCCAAGCGGGTCGCTGTGTATGGGGGTGAGGGGGACAATCTGAAGAAACTGAATGACGTCGGCATTGATGA GAGCTATATTGGGGATGTGTGCATCCTTGAGGACATGACAACACACCTGCCTGTCATCGAGATCAGGATTGTGGAGTGCAGAG ATGATGGGATTGATGTTCGTATCCGAGGCATCAAAATCAAATCCTCCCGGCAGAGGGACTTGGGGCTCAGTGCTGACATGTTCCAGTTGCCCAATTTGGTGCGTTACCCTCGCCTGGAAGGGACTGACCCTGACCTGCTGTACCGACGGGCTGTGCTCATTCAAAG GTTCATCAAGCTCTTGGACAGTGTCCTGCATCACTTGGTGCCAGCCTGGGACCACACTGTTGGCACATTCAGCAAACTCAAG CACATCAAGCAGTTCTTGCTGCTGTCCAAGAAGCGCACAGCTCTCATTACCCAGTGTCTGAAGGACTCGGAGACCAGCAAGCCCAACTTTATGCCAAGGCTCTACATTAACCGACGCCTGGCCATGGAGCACCGGGACAACCCTGCCCTGGACCCCAGCTGCAAGAATGCTGTCTTCACCCAG GTATATGAAGGCCTGAAACCCTCAGACAAGTTTGAAAAGCCTCTAGATTACAG GTGGCCGTTGCGTTATGACCAGTGGTGGGAGTGCAAATTTATCGCAGAGGGCATCATCGACCAAG GTGGTGGTTTTCGGGACAGCCTGGCGGACATGTCAGAGGAGCTGTGCCCCAGCTCAGCAGACACCCCCGTGCCTCTGCCCTTCTTTGTGCGCACGTCCAACCAG GGTAACGGCACTGGAGAAGCCAGGGACATGTATGTCCCCAACCCCTCCTGTAAGGACTTCCCGAAGTATGAGTGGATCGGGCAGATCatgggagcagctctgaggggCAAGGAGTTTCTG GTCCTGGCTCTTCCTGGCTTTGTATGGAAACAATTAACAGGGGAAGAGGTCAGCTGGAGCAAAGACTTCCCTGCTGTGGACTCAGTGTTG GTGAAGCTGCTGGAGGTGATGGAAGTCATGGACAAAGACACCTTTGAGTTCAAATTTGGGAATGAGCTGACCTACACGACAGTGCTGAGTGACCAGCGCATGGTGGAGCTGATCCCCAACGGCAGCAACACCGCTGTGCGCTACGAGGACCGCAAGGAGTTCATCCGCCTGGTGCAAAAGGCTCGGCTGGAGGAGAGCAAGGAGCAG ATCATGGCCATGCAGGCTGGGCTGCTGAAGGTGGTACCCCAAGCTGTTCTTGACCTCCTTAcatggcaggagctggaaaaaaaggtCTGTGGAGACCCTGAAGTCACAGTTGATGCCCTGAAGAGGCTCA CCCGGTTTGAGGACTTTGAGCCACAGGACACCCGTGTTCAGTACTTCTGGGAAGCACTCAACAACTTCACCAATG AGGATCGCAGCCGCTTCCTCAGATTTGTCACTGGCAGAAGCCGCCTTCCAGCACGGATCTACATCTATCCAGACAAGATGGG CTCAGAGACAACAGACGCTTTGCCAGAgtcatccacctgctccagcactctCTTCTTGCCCAACTATGCCAC AGCCAAGGTATGTGAAGAGAAGTTGCGCTATGCTGCCTATAACTGCGTGGCCATTGACACAGATATGAGTCCGTGGGAAGAGTGA
- the LOC116448122 gene encoding E3 ubiquitin-protein ligase HECTD3-like isoform X1: MRAGGEAPHQVLGRLRFLLQCSECFRRAQALPAALCYVPREVQYKICKDPSAAAAAAARSLLSVWDSPGPARGGKRAARATIEVRKGGCLRATGEEYCNGAGLWVKLSKEQLEEYRSGCDLEEGWVLVCKHADGGDRLVPVESTERIQRQQQLFGVDYKPVIRWEQVVDLTYSLRLGAKPRPMEQDEAAVEKLRFVPPTWTYECDEDLVHFLYDHIGKEDENLGSVKQYVDSIDVSSYTEDFNVSCLTDSHADTYWESDGSQGQHWVRLNMKKGTIVKKLLLTVDTTDENFMPKRVAVYGGEGDNLKKLNDVGIDESYIGDVCILEDMTTHLPVIEIRIVECRDDGIDVRIRGIKIKSSRQRDLGLSADMFQLPNLVRYPRLEGTDPDLLYRRAVLIQRFIKLLDSVLHHLVPAWDHTVGTFSKLKHIKQFLLLSKKRTALITQCLKDSETSKPNFMPRLYINRRLAMEHRDNPALDPSCKNAVFTQVYEGLKPSDKFEKPLDYRWPLRYDQWWECKFIAEGIIDQGGGFRDSLADMSEELCPSSADTPVPLPFFVRTSNQGNGTGEARDMYVPNPSCKDFPKYEWIGQIMGAALRGKEFLVLALPGFVWKQLTGEEVSWSKDFPAVDSVLVKLLEVMEVMDKDTFEFKFGNELTYTTVLSDQRMVELIPNGSNTAVRYEDRKEFIRLVQKARLEESKEQIMAMQAGLLKVVPQAVLDLLTWQELEKKVCGDPEVTVDALKRLTRFEDFEPQDTRVQYFWEALNNFTNEDRSRFLRFVTGRSRLPARIYIYPDKMGSETTDALPESSTCSSTLFLPNYATKHLVLSTGQCSNGSSSLYFFFLPAIPRAKVCEEKLRYAAYNCVAIDTDMSPWEE, encoded by the exons ATGAGGGCAGGCGGGGAGGCGCCGCACCAGGTGCTGGGCCGGCTGCggttcctgctgcagtgcagcGAGTGCTTCCGCCGCGCCCAGGCGCTGCCCGCCGCGCTCTGCTACGTGCCGCGGGAGGTGCAGTACAAGATCTGCAAGGACCCCTcggccgccgcggccgccgccgcccgcagccTGCTCAGCGTGTGGGACAGCCCGGGGCCGGCGCGGGGCGGCAAGCGGGCGGCGCGGGCCACGATCGAGGTGCGGAAGGGCGGCTGCCTGCGCGCCACCGGCGAGGAGTACTGCAACGGCGCCGGGCTCTGGGTCAAGCTCAGCAAG gagcagctggaggagtaCCGGAGCGGCTGCGATCTCGAGGAGGGCTGGGTGCTGGTGTGCAAGCACGCCGACGGCGGGGACCGGCTGGTGCCCGTGGAGTCCACGGAGCGGAtccagcggcagcagcagctgtttgggGTGGACTACAAACCCGTCATCAG ATGGGAACAGGTGGTGGATCTGACATACTCCCTGCGCCTTGGAGCAAAGCCCAGACCCATGGAGCAGGATGAAGCCGCAGTAGAGAAGCTTCG GTTTGTGCCCCCAACATGGACTTACGAATGTGATGAAGACCTGGTACATTTCCTGTATGACCACATTGGGAAGGAGGATGAGAACTTGGGCAGCGTTAAGCAGTACGTGGACAGCATCGATGTCTCGTCCTACACG GAGGACTTCAATGTGTCATGCCTGACCGACAGCCATGCTGACACATACTGGGAGAGTGATGGATCCCAGGGCCAGCACTGGGTGCGGCTCAACATGAAGAAAGGCACCATTGTCAA GAAGTTGCTGCTGACAGTGGATACCACTGATGAGAACTTCATGCCCAAGCGGGTCGCTGTGTATGGGGGTGAGGGGGACAATCTGAAGAAACTGAATGACGTCGGCATTGATGA GAGCTATATTGGGGATGTGTGCATCCTTGAGGACATGACAACACACCTGCCTGTCATCGAGATCAGGATTGTGGAGTGCAGAG ATGATGGGATTGATGTTCGTATCCGAGGCATCAAAATCAAATCCTCCCGGCAGAGGGACTTGGGGCTCAGTGCTGACATGTTCCAGTTGCCCAATTTGGTGCGTTACCCTCGCCTGGAAGGGACTGACCCTGACCTGCTGTACCGACGGGCTGTGCTCATTCAAAG GTTCATCAAGCTCTTGGACAGTGTCCTGCATCACTTGGTGCCAGCCTGGGACCACACTGTTGGCACATTCAGCAAACTCAAG CACATCAAGCAGTTCTTGCTGCTGTCCAAGAAGCGCACAGCTCTCATTACCCAGTGTCTGAAGGACTCGGAGACCAGCAAGCCCAACTTTATGCCAAGGCTCTACATTAACCGACGCCTGGCCATGGAGCACCGGGACAACCCTGCCCTGGACCCCAGCTGCAAGAATGCTGTCTTCACCCAG GTATATGAAGGCCTGAAACCCTCAGACAAGTTTGAAAAGCCTCTAGATTACAG GTGGCCGTTGCGTTATGACCAGTGGTGGGAGTGCAAATTTATCGCAGAGGGCATCATCGACCAAG GTGGTGGTTTTCGGGACAGCCTGGCGGACATGTCAGAGGAGCTGTGCCCCAGCTCAGCAGACACCCCCGTGCCTCTGCCCTTCTTTGTGCGCACGTCCAACCAG GGTAACGGCACTGGAGAAGCCAGGGACATGTATGTCCCCAACCCCTCCTGTAAGGACTTCCCGAAGTATGAGTGGATCGGGCAGATCatgggagcagctctgaggggCAAGGAGTTTCTG GTCCTGGCTCTTCCTGGCTTTGTATGGAAACAATTAACAGGGGAAGAGGTCAGCTGGAGCAAAGACTTCCCTGCTGTGGACTCAGTGTTG GTGAAGCTGCTGGAGGTGATGGAAGTCATGGACAAAGACACCTTTGAGTTCAAATTTGGGAATGAGCTGACCTACACGACAGTGCTGAGTGACCAGCGCATGGTGGAGCTGATCCCCAACGGCAGCAACACCGCTGTGCGCTACGAGGACCGCAAGGAGTTCATCCGCCTGGTGCAAAAGGCTCGGCTGGAGGAGAGCAAGGAGCAG ATCATGGCCATGCAGGCTGGGCTGCTGAAGGTGGTACCCCAAGCTGTTCTTGACCTCCTTAcatggcaggagctggaaaaaaaggtCTGTGGAGACCCTGAAGTCACAGTTGATGCCCTGAAGAGGCTCA CCCGGTTTGAGGACTTTGAGCCACAGGACACCCGTGTTCAGTACTTCTGGGAAGCACTCAACAACTTCACCAATG AGGATCGCAGCCGCTTCCTCAGATTTGTCACTGGCAGAAGCCGCCTTCCAGCACGGATCTACATCTATCCAGACAAGATGGG CTCAGAGACAACAGACGCTTTGCCAGAgtcatccacctgctccagcactctCTTCTTGCCCAACTATGCCAC AAAACATCTTGTCCTCTCAACTGGCCAATGCAGCAATGGCAGCTCctccttatatttttttttccttcctgccatCCCTAGAGCCAAGGTATGTGAAGAGAAGTTGCGCTATGCTGCCTATAACTGCGTGGCCATTGACACAGATATGAGTCCGTGGGAAGAGTGA